Proteins co-encoded in one Aquincola tertiaricarbonis genomic window:
- the def gene encoding peptide deformylase, with the protein MALLPILRYPDPRLHTVAKPVKEVDDRIRQLADDMLETMRASDGVGLAATQVDVHERVIVMDTSETHDQPRVLINPEIIERSAEMMVGDEGCLSVPSIYDKVERHARVKVRALGRDGQPYEFEAEGLTAVCVQHEMDHLMGKVFVEYLSPLKRNRIKSKMLKKTREEER; encoded by the coding sequence ATGGCCTTGCTTCCCATCCTTCGCTACCCCGATCCCCGCCTGCATACCGTCGCCAAGCCGGTCAAGGAGGTGGACGACCGCATCCGCCAGCTGGCCGACGACATGCTGGAGACGATGCGCGCCTCGGACGGCGTGGGCCTGGCCGCCACCCAGGTGGACGTGCACGAGCGGGTGATCGTGATGGACACCTCCGAGACGCACGACCAGCCGCGGGTGCTGATCAACCCCGAGATCATCGAGCGCAGCGCCGAGATGATGGTGGGCGACGAAGGCTGCCTGTCGGTGCCCAGCATCTACGACAAGGTGGAGCGCCATGCCCGCGTGAAGGTGCGGGCGCTGGGCCGCGACGGCCAGCCGTATGAATTCGAGGCCGAGGGCCTGACCGCCGTGTGCGTGCAGCACGAGATGGACCACCTGATGGGCAAGGTGTTCGTCGAGTACCTCAGCCCCCTCAAGCGCAACCGCATCAAGAGCAAGATGCTCAAGAAGACGCGGGAAGAGGAGCGGTGA